In one window of Corynebacterium mycetoides DNA:
- a CDS encoding alpha-ketoglutarate-dependent dioxygenase AlkB, giving the protein MLIDASLLPRPPQRVMAGVVHLPGFLGMDTQAALVEQARLIARSVAGTPVAMRRPAVGNGQMKAYLMSLGWFWATNPYRLVKKVDGYPVPPVPENFQEIADDVLRAAREVDAQVGESIAVETALVNYYPPGAGMGMHVDSEERADNPVVSLSIGDEIVFRIEGEDVLLMSGDALVFGGPARRARHGVMGARGGTGPQGTGLTEGRINITMRQVE; this is encoded by the coding sequence ATGCTTATCGACGCCTCATTACTGCCCCGGCCCCCGCAGCGCGTCATGGCGGGCGTGGTGCACCTGCCCGGCTTCCTCGGTATGGACACGCAGGCGGCGCTGGTGGAGCAGGCGCGCCTGATCGCGCGCTCGGTGGCGGGGACCCCGGTCGCCATGCGCCGCCCGGCGGTGGGCAACGGGCAGATGAAGGCGTACCTCATGTCGCTCGGCTGGTTCTGGGCGACAAACCCCTACCGGCTGGTCAAGAAGGTCGACGGCTACCCCGTCCCGCCCGTGCCGGAAAACTTCCAGGAGATCGCCGACGACGTCCTGCGCGCGGCGCGGGAGGTGGACGCCCAGGTGGGGGAGTCGATCGCGGTGGAGACGGCGCTGGTGAACTACTACCCGCCCGGGGCGGGGATGGGCATGCACGTCGACTCGGAGGAAAGGGCCGACAACCCCGTGGTGAGCCTGTCCATCGGCGACGAGATCGTGTTTCGGATCGAGGGTGAGGACGTGCTGCTGATGTCCGGTGACGCCCTGGTCTTTGGCGGTCCGGCGCGCCGGGCGCGCCACGGGGTCATGGGGGCGCGCGGCGGCACCGGGCCGCAGGGGACGGGCCTTACCGAAGGCCGAATAAACATCACCATGCGCCAGGTGGAGTGA
- a CDS encoding VOC family protein: protein MPAFQALEGMPYWQDLATRDTAKSTYFYSKLLGWEVSDDSYRVARMQGLPVAGFIPQLNDPTMTDAWVTYFLARDVDGVCADVEKRGGAVLAVADVSLGRMALCADPAGAVFGLIEPAGEDQFVAAGEPGTPVWHEYVALDRGRECIDFYADLFDWEVTVSDGYYVATSEGAPFLGLRDESDSPEMQGVPGFWETYLGVDNAELAARRATELGAEVLAGPEESPFGPLVVVADATGATATLCEVAAPVGEDEIGEADSVLL from the coding sequence ATGCCAGCTTTCCAAGCTCTCGAGGGCATGCCGTACTGGCAGGACCTGGCCACCCGCGACACCGCGAAGTCCACGTACTTCTACTCCAAGCTGCTCGGCTGGGAGGTCTCCGACGACTCCTACCGCGTCGCGCGCATGCAGGGGCTGCCGGTCGCGGGGTTTATCCCGCAGCTGAATGACCCGACGATGACGGACGCGTGGGTCACCTACTTCTTGGCGCGTGACGTGGATGGCGTGTGCGCGGACGTCGAGAAGCGAGGCGGCGCTGTGCTGGCTGTCGCCGACGTGTCCCTGGGACGCATGGCGCTGTGCGCTGACCCGGCGGGCGCGGTGTTCGGGCTCATCGAGCCGGCGGGGGAGGACCAGTTCGTCGCCGCCGGCGAGCCCGGCACCCCGGTGTGGCACGAGTACGTCGCGCTTGACCGCGGCCGCGAGTGCATCGACTTCTACGCCGACCTCTTCGACTGGGAGGTCACCGTCTCCGACGGCTATTACGTAGCGACGTCCGAGGGCGCGCCGTTCCTCGGCCTGCGCGACGAGTCCGACTCCCCCGAGATGCAGGGCGTTCCCGGATTCTGGGAGACCTACCTGGGCGTGGACAACGCCGAGCTCGCCGCGCGCCGGGCCACGGAGCTGGGCGCGGAGGTGCTCGCGGGGCCGGAGGAGTCACCCTTCGGGCCGCTCGTGGTCGTGGCCGACGCCACGGGCGCGACGGCCACGCTGTGCGAGGTGGCCGCGCCGGTGGGCGAGGACGAGATCGGGGAAGCGGACTCCGTCCTCCTCTGA
- a CDS encoding SDR family oxidoreductase → MQKIAVVTGGSAGIGEASARALAGDGWKVYVAARRLERCEEIAKDIGGVAVELDVTDQESVDKLAAELERVDLLVNNAGGARGLDYLREAREEDWRWMYETNVFGTVRVTKALYPALLEASGLVINIGSVAGTDAYKGGSGYNAAKYGLRGLTRALRREEADNLIRVTEINPGRVETDFSFNRFGDREKADAVYEGKLNLAAEDIAETVRWVASLPAHVNVDTLSIMPLDQAER, encoded by the coding sequence ATGCAGAAAATTGCGGTTGTCACGGGCGGATCGGCGGGCATCGGTGAGGCGAGCGCACGCGCGCTGGCCGGCGACGGGTGGAAGGTCTACGTGGCCGCGCGCCGCCTCGAGCGCTGCGAGGAGATCGCGAAAGACATCGGCGGCGTGGCGGTGGAGTTGGACGTGACGGACCAGGAAAGCGTCGACAAGCTTGCCGCGGAGCTGGAGCGCGTCGACCTGCTGGTCAACAACGCCGGCGGCGCGAGGGGCCTGGACTACCTGCGCGAGGCCCGCGAGGAGGACTGGCGCTGGATGTACGAGACGAACGTGTTCGGCACCGTGCGCGTGACCAAGGCGCTCTACCCCGCGCTGCTGGAGGCGAGCGGGCTGGTGATCAACATCGGGTCGGTCGCCGGCACCGACGCCTACAAGGGCGGGTCCGGCTACAACGCGGCGAAGTACGGGCTGCGCGGCCTGACCCGCGCGCTGCGGCGCGAGGAGGCCGACAACCTCATCCGCGTCACCGAGATCAACCCGGGTCGAGTGGAAACCGACTTCTCCTTCAACCGCTTCGGCGACAGGGAAAAGGCCGACGCCGTCTACGAAGGCAAGCTCAACCTCGCCGCCGAGGACATCGCGGAGACCGTGCGGTGGGTGGCCAGCCTGCCCGCGCACGTGAACGTGGACACGCTGAGCATCATGCCGCTCGATCAGGCGGAGCGTTAG
- a CDS encoding RNA-binding S4 domain-containing protein has protein sequence MDVAISGESIKLGQFLKLANLAESGGHAKELISSGGVTVNGEVVTSRGHLLVDADRVAVAGTTATVVAGAESTDYFDERTANDDFDPEKWRNM, from the coding sequence ATGGACGTAGCAATCAGCGGGGAGTCGATCAAACTCGGTCAATTCCTCAAATTGGCCAACCTCGCCGAATCGGGCGGCCACGCCAAGGAGCTCATCTCCTCCGGCGGGGTCACAGTCAACGGCGAGGTGGTCACCTCGCGGGGCCACTTGCTTGTCGACGCCGACCGCGTGGCCGTTGCGGGCACAACCGCCACGGTCGTGGCGGGGGCGGAGAGCACCGATTACTTTGACGAGCGCACGGCCAACGACGATTTCGACCCCGAAAAGTGGAGGAACATGTAG
- a CDS encoding LysE family translocator, with protein MAAIISPGPDLFQIIRMGAKSRAAGVACAIGIMIGNSIWIIASLVGLSALIQSVPQILLALQIVGGAYLLWMGAGAIRSTGTTIQDRDVDASKALRTGIYTNLSNPKAVLFFGAVFAQFVRPGLEWTIAVTLIVIGLAWFVFFALAVRWLAGLIQRHGHLIDVVTGAIFVALALWMLWEGVTGLS; from the coding sequence ATGGCGGCGATTATCAGCCCCGGCCCAGACCTGTTCCAGATCATCCGCATGGGCGCGAAATCTCGCGCCGCCGGGGTGGCGTGCGCGATCGGGATCATGATCGGCAACTCGATCTGGATCATCGCCTCGCTCGTGGGGCTCAGCGCGCTCATCCAGTCCGTGCCGCAGATTCTGTTAGCCCTGCAGATCGTGGGCGGCGCCTACCTGCTGTGGATGGGCGCAGGCGCGATCCGCAGCACGGGGACCACGATCCAAGACCGCGATGTGGACGCGTCCAAGGCGCTGCGCACCGGCATCTACACCAACCTGTCCAACCCCAAGGCCGTGCTCTTCTTCGGCGCGGTGTTCGCCCAGTTCGTCCGCCCCGGGCTGGAGTGGACCATCGCGGTCACACTCATCGTGATCGGGCTGGCGTGGTTCGTGTTCTTCGCCCTGGCGGTGCGCTGGCTCGCGGGGCTGATCCAGCGGCACGGCCACCTCATCGATGTGGTCACGGGCGCCATTTTCGTGGCGCTCGCTCTCTGGATGCTGTGGGAGGGGGTCACCGGGCTAAGCTAG